In the genome of Lathyrus oleraceus cultivar Zhongwan6 chromosome 4, CAAS_Psat_ZW6_1.0, whole genome shotgun sequence, the window TGTTTCTCTTTTCTCACAATTGCCTTTTCTGTAGTCTGATATACATATGTTGATTATTGATTATTACTACTACTAAAATATCGAATTGAAACTCCAATTTCGAAAATAAACGGAAAATCACTTACGACATCATCGAGCTCAATTCCAAAACTGAAGCACAGGTCTTCAAATTCTTCTTGCGCTGAAAAAATTCAAACAAGAAAAAAGGCAATGTAATCAACTAACATGAAAAATTATGAATACAAACAAGTACATAGACTTTGATTGAAATGAAAACGGAAGCTCACTGTAAGTTCTTCCTAGAGCCGCAAACAGACGATCCCGCCCTACACTGATAGTAGGCATGGTGTTCTTCTGATCGAGAGTGAATGAGCGCGTTTGCGAGAAGCTGGAACTTGTAGCTTTCACTTCGCCGTGTGTTTAAGAAATTTTCCAACGCGAAAACAAAACTAATGCAATGAAACGATTCATCCAAAAACCCGAAGTTTTGCGTTAGGTTTTTAAATGGGCCGCTAGTTTTTATTAAAAGCCCAATAAATATGGGCCGGATTTGGTTAAAAGAACCCGGTTCGGCCCAATTATAATTTCCTAGAGTTATAACTTTACATAAGCAGTCACGTGTGTATCTATAAAAACCCTAATTTAAACCAAAGGTTGAGGCTTGTGagactaaaaccctaaaattcCGAAAATTTTCATCGAGCAGAGAGTGAGATATGGGGAGCGACAGTGAAGGTGAGAAATCGGTGCAGAGAGAGAAGGAGAGGAAGAAGATACTTGCTTTAGCTCCCATTGCAAAACCTCTCGCAGGGAAGAAGCTTTCCAAAAGAACACTGAAGCTTGTAAAAAAAGGTAGGTAGCGTCTTTCTCGTTGGTTTTGCCGCTGCTTTTACTTCAAAACTATACATGTATCAAAGTAACACTTGCTTGTTAGTTTTGTTATGAACTAGAGTGTGCTATAGTTTGAATCGAGTAATTTTTAGTTTGTTAGTTTTTCTAGTTGAGTTTATTCTTATGTGCTGTTGCTGCTCATGTATTGTTGATGATAGTCTTGTAGTTAAGATATACTAATTAGTAACATTAGCTCTACATTTAGGAGAGTCTAAGTTACTGTGGGCTTTGACATATGTACTTGAATTGAATGGAAGATAACAGACTACTCCATTTGTTTTTGTCGGCTACTATCTACTGAGCCTGAGCCTAAATCTCGTGTCAGAAGTTTAGTGTATAAAATAGCACCTTTTATTATATACTTGGATTTAGGATGTATTTTTTGGTTGAAAATTGGGAGATTTTGCTCCGAAGAAAAAGTTAGTTTGTTGGCTAGTTAGTTAGATATGGAAGAAGATTTGATGCATATTTGTATCTCTCTGCGGCTGAGTTTATGATATCCTTCTCATGTGTGCTGTTTGAATTTGTTGGTTCTCTAAATGTATGTCCGGAAGTATGCATTGTTTGGTCACTGTCTTACATATATTTGCATGTTTCAGCGGCTGAACACAAGTGCATAAAGAGGGGAGTAAAAGAGGTGGTCAAAAGTATAAGGCGTGGTCAAAAAGGGTCAGTATTAAGTTTTTGCTAGTTATTAAATTGTATTCCAAGTGTTTAAAAAGTTTCGTCTTTTGAGGCCATTCCGTCTCGAGATTTATTTGACATGCTGTGTTTATGTTTTTTTATTGATGGAAAATAAATGAGTACCCTTATTTTCTGCCATTTGGTCGATGCAGAGTATGTGTAATAGCTGGAAACATATCGCCAATTGACGTAATCACTCATGTTCCTATTTTATGTGAAGAGGCTGAAATTCCATATGTATATGTCCCCTCTAAAGAAGTAAGTTAATCTCTGATTTTTTTATCTTTAAGTTAATATTATGGACCACATGTTTTGTAATGCTACTGTTTCTTTATAAAAACTGTTATTCCATAATTTGGTGTTCATGTATGTTGAGAAACATCAATTGCTCGAGTTTATGAAAGTTCATATGCTAAATTGTTTGGATCAATTTTCAGGACCTTGCAACTGCAGGAGCAACAAAGAGGCCTACATGTTGTGTTTTAGTGATGACCAAACCTTCAAAGGGTGAACTTGCACAAGAGGTTCAAGAGAAACTAAAGTCTGAGTTTGATCAAGTTGCATCTGATATCACTGAGCTTACGACTTCACTGTTTTAAAACAAACACAAATGTATTTGGAATGTTGGTTACAATGGATTAACATATTGGTAGTGTTTACATTCCATCATTTTGATTTAGGGATAATTATCTTTCTATTGCCTTATTTTTAATGTTATTGCTTAGTTATCTCAAGGGAAAATGCCAAAACTTAAGTAAAAAGATTTCTGCACGAGTGATGTAGCTACTGTGTATGATCACCAAAACGAATGGTTGTTTCCATTCATAATTATCTTTGTACCAAATGCTTTTTGACAATTTCCATAAAAATTAATATCACATTGCTTGCTCAGAATTTCACTGAAACTATTTTAAACACTTAAATGTGGAACAGAAAGTATTATTACTCTAGTAGGCTGGCTGGTTGGTGTATCTAAGATAGAGCATATTTATACTCATCCCCTCAGGTATTTAACAAATAGTGTTTCTTCATAAAATATATTGATTTGTATAAATTACACTTTCAATATTAAATTCAATTTAAGCTCTTTTTTCTAGTTGTATCTTTTAATATATCACAATTCACTTCAACACACCAAAATTATCTTCTCACCTTCGTGCGATCGAAAATCTTTTGTAAAAGAATACTTTAGTCTTCAACTGTGATACAAACAAACACTTAAAGCATCCAATTGTGAGCACAAACAATATTTAACCGTTCGAACATACCTATgattaggggtggcaaaatgggCTCGGCCCGTtgggcatgcccgttttgcccgcacttttgtgcggggcgggccaaAGATTTAGGCtctcaccctcaaatgtgtccgtCTTGTCCCGTcccgtttttttcgcgggcttttgtgggcacgtgtatttacataaatttttgtatttttaggcttaaagagtgcagtgtCCGCGGATTTTTTCCGCCCCGTTTTTTTTTGCAGACTTTTgcggggcgggcatgcccgtttgccatCCCTACCTATGATCACACATGAGGATACCTATGAGTAAGACCCACAATCTTGTTAATCAccctaataaaaacctttttgcGACCCGTTTTCTTTTCCTTTTAAATGTTTGATCCCTAGGAGAAAAAAAACTAAATACGCTAACACTCTATTTTTAAATCTTACTAAATGGTTatcgttgagtacaacgaataTGATGGGTTATAATACCTTTCTCTTGCATAATTGACTCTCAAATtcgaatttggttgcgacgatcattttccttttattttaaaagTTTGATCGATATTTTTCCTATCCTTCTGagataaataaagttcggtgggGTCTCTGTCAAATATATCTCGAGCATGTGATGCGCTCGTAG includes:
- the LOC127073683 gene encoding H/ACA ribonucleoprotein complex subunit 2-like protein, which produces MGSDSEGEKSVQREKERKKILALAPIAKPLAGKKLSKRTLKLVKKAAEHKCIKRGVKEVVKSIRRGQKGVCVIAGNISPIDVITHVPILCEEAEIPYVYVPSKEDLATAGATKRPTCCVLVMTKPSKGELAQEVQEKLKSEFDQVASDITELTTSLF